From the genome of Pyxidicoccus trucidator, one region includes:
- a CDS encoding protein kinase domain-containing protein: MAEGFQYAGAAPGEPQPGRRLGNRFELSQRLKTGRGISTWLGSDLRTGERVVVKVTSAVALAPAARHRLEHEAAVLSRLDSPTVVPFRHLGISGDLIYLVTPWLEGESLEERLSVGPLTVPEALILGSSVLTALAAAHRNGVLHRDVKPSNLLVSGEPLSRAILLDFGLSRTERLDPSLRDLPVGTARYLSPEQAGLLNRPVEATSDLYSVGIVLFEALSGRPAFDGTSVGEVLRQHLASRPRLRAVGVEVPRALEELISRLLQTDPQDRYQSAESALADLRDIEDALAHGQAEPELITGAHDQRRSLTEPSFVGRHEEVATLERELERTRTDPGRLVVVEGESGGGKSRLLEEFAARAVQHRAWVLQGQALDQAAQRPFQLFAGVASGITTTMKERPALTELLRERLAGQEAGLCTVLPQLEPALCPLPQVAPQGLGPESLGESRSIWALTALLGALGTEDEPAVVILDDCQWADELTLRALEGWSLARRQARGRVLVVVSFRSEDISPTHVLRRLAPTAHLRLSAFGPADVTRLAESMAGALPPEATDLVTRLSEGNPFMASAVLHGLVEDGVLVPGPHGWEVQAEAMAHARSSRQAAAFLVRRLRLLPPDALRLMSVGAVLGKAFELGRMAALAGTTPADVVRALDEPRRRHMLWADGSRYTFVHDKLREVLLDLLTPQERKELHRLAARAAAKGAPQDSFELAYHFDAAGEYSQALPYALTAADLARQRFALETSELNYRIAERGAPGADAGTRFRIAAGLGNVLMLRGRYEEARQQLERAQGLARDRPEQARILGQLGELAFKRGDFGQANTYLEQSLKLLGRWVPPRGLLTGASSLWEIVSQAGHTVAPRLFLARRPLEEGEKDMLAVQLYSRLAYGYWYRRGRMAVLWAHLRDLNLAERYPPTPELAQAYSAHSPALTTLPWFSRAYAYAEKSLALRRQQGDVWGQGQSLHFYGLAFYASSRFRDCIEKCREAVRLLERTGDPWEVNNATFQIAMSLYRLGRLKEALETSQRLHAAALALGDRYAQRLGLEAWAKAAGGRIPGSLLEGELTNPDQPDPQSYAGVLQAEAIRLLRLGNPAGAVEVLERAERLVEEAHLRQEYVAPIAPWLATALRQLAEGTSTLHPARREALLERADEVAKRAHQVARTYHNNLPHALRERGLLAAMRGHPRRARRFLEQALSVAESQEMREERALTLQARGALGQALDWPGAAEDAAEATHELEALEEGVAPERMERDNGGVGTLSLVDRFPRVLEAGRRLASALSREAVFEAARQSMLELLRAEHCVVLDPRGLLPEEEVEAQGVSRTALARALETGRIAVMGQGLPGGVSESMELLGVRSLLCAPIQVRGKTVACVVASHRQVGALFGEDEERLAEFVTVLAGAALENAENFSRIAALSEEQGRLYRAEQEAVRRRDDFLSIAAHELKTPLTSLQLHIQGLQTQVRASAQKPLAPEKLGSKLESAYSQTQRLGRLVNDLLDISRIAQGQLHIKLEDVDLVALVRGQLERSREALTRAECPARLHTASPVMVGRWDAMRLEQVVGNLLANAMKYGAGKPIEINMAEDDGNVRLKVRDFGIGIAEEDRERIFERFERAVSVRHYGGFGLGLWIVREIVQALGGTIDVESTPGQGSTFTVTLPRSGPVH, encoded by the coding sequence ATGGCTGAGGGCTTCCAATACGCCGGCGCCGCGCCCGGTGAGCCGCAACCCGGTAGGCGTCTGGGGAACCGCTTCGAGCTGTCCCAGCGGCTGAAGACCGGCCGCGGCATCTCCACGTGGCTTGGCAGCGACCTGCGCACCGGCGAGCGCGTCGTCGTGAAGGTGACGTCCGCCGTGGCACTCGCCCCCGCCGCACGTCACCGGCTGGAGCACGAGGCCGCCGTGCTCTCCCGCCTGGACAGCCCCACGGTCGTACCCTTCCGTCATCTGGGCATCTCGGGCGACCTCATCTACCTGGTGACGCCCTGGCTTGAGGGGGAGTCACTGGAGGAGCGCCTGTCGGTGGGGCCGCTCACCGTGCCGGAGGCCCTCATCCTGGGCAGCAGCGTCCTCACCGCCCTGGCCGCGGCCCACCGCAATGGCGTCCTCCACCGGGACGTGAAGCCCTCCAACCTCCTCGTCTCCGGCGAGCCCCTCTCGCGCGCCATCCTGCTGGACTTCGGCCTGTCCCGCACCGAGCGGCTGGACCCGTCGCTGCGGGACTTGCCCGTGGGCACGGCGCGCTACCTGTCGCCGGAGCAGGCCGGGCTGCTCAACCGTCCGGTGGAGGCCACGTCGGACCTGTACTCGGTGGGCATCGTCCTCTTCGAGGCGCTCTCCGGCCGTCCCGCCTTCGACGGCACCTCCGTGGGCGAGGTGCTGCGCCAGCACCTGGCCTCGCGGCCCCGGCTGCGCGCGGTGGGCGTGGAGGTGCCCCGCGCGCTGGAGGAGCTCATCTCCCGCCTCCTCCAGACGGACCCGCAGGACCGCTACCAGTCCGCCGAGTCCGCGCTGGCGGACCTGCGCGACATCGAGGACGCGCTGGCGCACGGGCAGGCGGAGCCGGAGCTCATCACCGGCGCGCATGACCAGCGCCGCAGCCTCACCGAGCCCTCCTTCGTCGGCCGCCACGAGGAGGTGGCGACGCTGGAGCGCGAGCTGGAGCGCACCCGCACGGACCCGGGCCGGCTGGTGGTGGTGGAGGGCGAGTCCGGCGGCGGAAAGAGCCGCCTGCTGGAGGAGTTCGCAGCGCGCGCCGTGCAGCACCGCGCGTGGGTGCTGCAGGGGCAGGCGCTGGACCAGGCCGCGCAGCGCCCCTTCCAGCTCTTCGCCGGAGTGGCCTCCGGCATCACCACCACCATGAAGGAGCGGCCCGCGCTGACGGAGCTGCTGCGCGAGCGGCTGGCGGGCCAGGAGGCCGGGCTGTGCACGGTGCTGCCGCAATTGGAGCCCGCGCTGTGCCCGCTGCCCCAGGTCGCCCCCCAGGGCCTGGGCCCGGAGTCGCTGGGTGAGAGCCGCAGCATCTGGGCCCTCACCGCGCTGCTGGGCGCGCTGGGCACGGAGGACGAGCCCGCCGTGGTGATACTGGACGACTGCCAGTGGGCGGACGAGCTGACGCTGCGCGCGCTGGAGGGCTGGTCGCTCGCGCGCCGCCAGGCCCGGGGCCGGGTGCTCGTCGTCGTCTCCTTCCGCAGCGAGGACATCTCCCCCACGCACGTGCTGCGGCGGCTGGCCCCCACCGCGCACCTGCGCCTGTCCGCCTTTGGCCCCGCCGACGTGACGCGCCTGGCGGAGTCCATGGCCGGCGCCCTGCCGCCCGAGGCCACCGATTTGGTGACGCGCCTGTCCGAGGGCAACCCCTTCATGGCCAGCGCCGTGCTGCACGGCCTCGTGGAGGACGGCGTGCTGGTGCCCGGCCCGCACGGCTGGGAGGTGCAGGCGGAGGCCATGGCGCACGCGCGCTCCTCGCGCCAGGCGGCCGCCTTCCTCGTGCGGCGGCTGCGGCTGCTGCCCCCGGACGCGCTGCGCCTCATGTCGGTGGGCGCGGTGCTGGGCAAGGCCTTCGAGCTGGGGCGGATGGCGGCCCTGGCCGGGACGACGCCCGCGGACGTGGTGCGCGCGCTGGACGAGCCGCGCCGTCGGCACATGCTGTGGGCGGACGGCTCGCGCTACACCTTCGTCCACGACAAGCTGCGTGAGGTGCTGCTGGACCTGCTGACGCCGCAGGAGCGCAAGGAGCTGCACCGGCTGGCCGCGCGGGCCGCCGCGAAGGGCGCGCCGCAAGACTCCTTCGAGCTGGCCTATCACTTCGACGCCGCGGGCGAGTACTCACAGGCGCTGCCCTATGCCCTGACGGCCGCGGACCTGGCCCGCCAGCGCTTCGCCCTGGAGACGTCGGAGCTGAACTACCGCATCGCCGAGCGCGGCGCGCCGGGCGCCGACGCGGGCACCCGCTTCCGCATCGCTGCCGGCCTGGGCAACGTCCTCATGCTGCGCGGCCGCTACGAAGAGGCGCGGCAGCAGTTGGAGCGCGCGCAGGGCCTCGCCCGCGACAGGCCAGAGCAGGCCCGCATCCTCGGCCAGCTGGGAGAGCTGGCCTTCAAGCGCGGTGACTTCGGCCAGGCCAACACGTACCTGGAGCAGAGCCTCAAGCTGCTGGGGCGCTGGGTGCCCCCGCGCGGCCTGCTCACCGGCGCCAGCTCGCTGTGGGAAATCGTGTCGCAGGCGGGCCACACCGTGGCCCCCCGCCTGTTCCTCGCGCGCCGGCCCCTGGAAGAGGGCGAGAAGGACATGCTGGCCGTGCAGCTCTACAGCCGGCTCGCCTACGGCTACTGGTACCGCCGCGGGCGCATGGCCGTGCTGTGGGCGCACCTGCGCGATTTGAATCTGGCCGAGCGCTACCCGCCCACGCCGGAGCTGGCCCAGGCGTACTCGGCGCACTCGCCCGCGCTCACCACCCTGCCCTGGTTCAGCCGCGCGTACGCGTACGCGGAGAAGTCCCTCGCCCTGCGCCGGCAGCAGGGCGACGTGTGGGGCCAGGGACAGTCGTTGCACTTCTACGGGCTGGCCTTCTACGCCTCGTCGCGCTTTCGCGACTGCATCGAAAAGTGCCGCGAGGCGGTGCGCCTGCTGGAGCGCACCGGCGACCCGTGGGAGGTGAACAACGCCACCTTCCAGATTGCGATGTCCCTCTACCGGCTGGGCCGCCTCAAGGAGGCGCTGGAGACGAGCCAGCGCCTGCACGCGGCGGCGCTCGCGCTGGGAGACCGCTACGCGCAGCGCCTGGGCCTGGAGGCATGGGCCAAGGCCGCCGGAGGCCGCATCCCCGGCTCGCTGCTGGAAGGCGAGCTGACCAACCCGGACCAGCCGGACCCGCAGAGCTACGCGGGCGTCCTGCAGGCGGAGGCCATCCGCCTGCTGCGCCTGGGCAACCCCGCCGGCGCGGTGGAGGTGTTGGAGCGCGCCGAGCGGCTCGTGGAGGAGGCCCACCTGCGGCAGGAGTACGTGGCCCCCATCGCCCCCTGGCTGGCCACCGCGCTGCGCCAGCTGGCGGAGGGCACCTCCACGCTGCACCCCGCCCGCCGCGAGGCGCTCCTGGAGCGCGCCGACGAGGTGGCGAAGCGGGCCCACCAGGTCGCGCGCACCTACCACAACAACCTCCCCCACGCCCTGCGGGAGCGGGGCCTGCTGGCCGCCATGCGCGGCCACCCCCGGCGCGCGCGCCGCTTCCTGGAGCAGGCCCTGAGCGTCGCCGAGAGCCAGGAGATGCGCGAGGAGCGCGCGCTGACGCTCCAGGCGCGCGGCGCGCTGGGCCAGGCGCTGGACTGGCCCGGCGCCGCGGAGGATGCCGCGGAGGCCACCCACGAGTTGGAGGCGCTGGAGGAAGGCGTCGCCCCCGAGCGGATGGAGCGCGACAACGGCGGCGTGGGCACGCTGTCGCTGGTGGACCGCTTCCCACGCGTGCTGGAGGCCGGCCGCCGGCTCGCGTCCGCCCTGTCGCGGGAGGCCGTCTTCGAGGCCGCGCGCCAGTCCATGCTGGAGCTGCTGCGCGCCGAGCACTGCGTGGTGCTGGACCCGCGCGGCCTGCTGCCCGAGGAGGAAGTCGAGGCCCAGGGCGTCAGCCGCACGGCCCTCGCCCGCGCCCTGGAGACGGGCCGCATCGCCGTCATGGGACAGGGACTGCCGGGTGGCGTCAGCGAGAGCATGGAGCTGCTCGGGGTGCGCTCGCTCCTGTGCGCCCCCATCCAGGTGCGGGGCAAGACGGTGGCGTGCGTGGTGGCCAGCCACCGGCAGGTGGGCGCGCTGTTCGGCGAAGACGAGGAGCGGCTGGCCGAGTTCGTCACCGTGCTGGCGGGCGCCGCGCTGGAGAACGCGGAGAACTTCTCCCGCATCGCCGCCCTCTCCGAGGAGCAGGGCCGCCTGTACCGCGCCGAGCAGGAGGCGGTACGCAGGCGCGACGACTTCCTCTCCATCGCCGCACATGAGCTGAAGACGCCGCTCACCTCGCTGCAGCTCCACATCCAGGGGCTGCAGACGCAGGTGCGCGCCAGCGCACAGAAGCCCCTGGCCCCCGAGAAGCTCGGCTCCAAGCTGGAGTCCGCCTACTCCCAGACGCAGCGGCTGGGGCGGCTGGTGAATGACTTGCTGGACATCTCCCGCATCGCCCAGGGCCAGCTCCACATCAAGCTGGAGGACGTGGACCTGGTGGCGCTGGTGCGCGGCCAGCTCGAGCGCAGCCGAGAGGCCCTCACCCGCGCCGAGTGCCCCGCGCGACTGCACACCGCCTCGCCCGTCATGGTGGGCCGCTGGGACGCCATGCGGCTGGAGCAGGTGGTGGGCAACCTGCTGGCCAACGCCATGAAGTACGGCGCCGGCAAGCCGATTGAAATCAACATGGCGGAGGACGACGGGAACGTGCGGCTGAAGGTGCGCGACTTCGGCATCGGCATCGCCGAGGAGGACCGCGAGCGCATCTTCGAGCGCTTCGAGCGCGCCGTGTCCGTGCGCCACTACGGCGGCTTCGGCCTGGGCCTGTGGATTGTCCGCGAAATCGTGCAGGCCCTGGGCGGCACCATCGACGTGGAGAGCACCCCGGGCCAGGGCTCCACCTTCACCGTCACCCTGCCCCGCTCCGGGCCCGTGCACTGA
- a CDS encoding fumarylacetoacetate hydrolase family protein, with the protein MKLATLKDGTRDGRLIVVKRDNTAYALATNVALTLQAALDDWDVKEPQLRALAAQLEAGTVQSRPLDARGLHSPLPRAYEWIDGSAYLNHVILVRKARNAEPPPTLKTDPLVYQGGSGDFLAPSADIPLADEAWGLDFEGEVCAILGDTPQGTKAADAEKHVKLLMLANDVSLRNLIPDELAKGFGFFQSKPATAFSPFAVTPDELGAAWHDGRIHLRLQSVLNGVQVGDTDAGPEMHFSFFDLIQHLCKTRSYTAGTILGSGTVSNADRARGISCLAERRMIETIEEGKPKTPFMKPGDTIDLEMLDAEGSSVFGRISQTVKKV; encoded by the coding sequence TTGAAGCTCGCGACGCTCAAGGACGGAACCCGTGACGGCCGGCTCATCGTCGTCAAGCGGGACAACACGGCCTACGCGCTGGCCACCAACGTGGCCCTGACGCTGCAAGCCGCGCTGGACGACTGGGACGTGAAGGAGCCGCAGCTGCGCGCGCTCGCCGCGCAGCTGGAGGCCGGCACGGTGCAGAGCCGCCCGCTGGACGCGCGCGGCCTCCACTCCCCGCTGCCCCGCGCCTACGAGTGGATTGACGGCAGCGCCTACCTCAACCACGTCATCCTGGTGCGCAAGGCGCGCAACGCCGAGCCGCCGCCCACGCTGAAGACGGACCCGCTCGTCTATCAGGGCGGCTCCGGCGACTTCCTCGCGCCCTCCGCCGACATCCCCCTGGCCGACGAGGCGTGGGGCCTGGACTTCGAGGGCGAGGTCTGCGCCATCCTCGGCGACACGCCCCAGGGGACGAAGGCCGCCGACGCGGAGAAGCACGTCAAGCTGCTGATGCTGGCCAACGACGTCTCCCTGCGCAACCTCATCCCCGACGAGCTGGCCAAGGGCTTCGGCTTCTTCCAGAGCAAGCCCGCCACCGCCTTCAGCCCCTTCGCGGTGACGCCGGACGAGCTGGGCGCCGCGTGGCATGACGGCCGCATCCACCTGCGCCTCCAGTCGGTGCTCAACGGCGTGCAGGTGGGCGACACCGACGCCGGCCCGGAGATGCACTTCTCCTTCTTCGACCTCATCCAGCACCTGTGCAAGACGCGCAGCTACACCGCGGGCACCATCCTCGGCAGTGGCACCGTGTCCAACGCGGACCGCGCGCGCGGCATCTCCTGCCTCGCCGAGCGCCGGATGATTGAGACGATTGAAGAGGGCAAGCCGAAGACGCCCTTCATGAAGCCGGGCGACACCATCGACCTCGAGATGCTGGACGCCGAGGGGAGCAGCGTCTTCGGCCGCATCTCCCAGACGGTGAAGAAGGTATGA
- the maiA gene encoding maleylacetoacetate isomerase — MKALRLHSYWRSSASWRVRLALNLKGLKFEYVAVHLLKDGGQQHTEAYRALNPMRTLPTLEWTEDDGTARRLSQSLAILEYLEARHPSPSLLPKDLYLQAKARMLAEMVNSGMQPMQNLSVLQRIKNELKADESAWGAYWNTRGLEALEAAVKPTAGRYCVGDEVSVADICLVPQLHGARRFAVDLSPYPTLLRIEAACNELPAFQAAHPDRQPDAVPA, encoded by the coding sequence ATGAAGGCGCTCCGGCTCCACAGCTACTGGCGCTCGTCCGCCTCGTGGCGCGTGCGCCTGGCCCTGAACCTCAAGGGCCTGAAGTTCGAGTACGTGGCGGTGCACCTGCTGAAGGACGGCGGGCAGCAGCACACGGAGGCCTACCGGGCCCTCAACCCCATGCGCACCCTGCCCACGCTGGAGTGGACCGAGGACGACGGCACCGCACGTCGGCTGTCCCAGTCGCTCGCCATCCTGGAGTACCTGGAGGCGCGCCACCCTTCGCCCTCCCTCCTCCCCAAGGACCTCTACCTCCAGGCGAAGGCCCGCATGCTGGCGGAGATGGTGAACTCCGGGATGCAGCCCATGCAGAACCTGTCGGTGCTGCAACGCATCAAGAACGAGCTCAAGGCGGACGAGAGCGCCTGGGGCGCGTACTGGAATACCCGGGGGCTGGAGGCGTTGGAGGCCGCGGTGAAGCCCACGGCGGGCCGTTATTGTGTGGGGGACGAGGTGTCGGTGGCGGACATCTGCCTGGTCCCCCAGCTCCATGGGGCCCGCCGTTTCGCGGTAGACCTGTCGCCGTACCCCACGCTGCTGCGCATCGAAGCGGCGTGCAATGAGCTTCCCGCCTTTCAGGCGGCCCACCCGGACCGGCAGCCCGACGCGGTGCCGGCCTGA
- the hppD gene encoding 4-hydroxyphenylpyruvate dioxygenase encodes MAKLESLGIKTLESIHWYVHDLERSRNFYTKALDFAELGVSSPELEQRGRQKSAVFQAGDVVLMVSQPLGEGGRAWRYLRKHPDGVGTLNFEVEDAEKAFRLLEQRGATLINDVQRFTDSRGGKLAMFSITTPFGDTTFRFIQRDGYSDLYPGYIRHKTPGGGKNKYGFGRVDHVTSNFQTMRPMLLWMEHVMGFEKFWHIEFHTDDVAAKEKRSHGSGLKSEVVWDPRSGVKFANNEPYRPFFKASQINLFNEDHRGDGVQHLALTVRDILTSVKDMRQAAGIDFMPTPGTYYDALPERIQQLGIKKIDEDIQTLRDLEILIDGDKERSYLLQIFMKDAASLYKEQSAGPFFYEIIQRKGDQGFGGGNFRALFESIERQQQSEGRT; translated from the coding sequence ATGGCGAAGCTGGAGTCGCTGGGCATCAAGACGCTCGAGAGCATCCACTGGTACGTGCACGACCTGGAGCGCAGCCGGAACTTCTATACGAAGGCCCTGGACTTCGCGGAGCTGGGCGTGTCGTCGCCGGAGCTGGAGCAGCGCGGCCGGCAGAAGTCCGCCGTGTTCCAGGCGGGCGACGTCGTCCTCATGGTGAGCCAGCCGCTAGGCGAGGGCGGCCGCGCGTGGCGCTACCTGCGCAAGCACCCGGACGGGGTGGGCACCCTCAACTTCGAGGTGGAGGACGCGGAGAAGGCCTTCCGCCTGCTGGAGCAGCGGGGCGCCACCCTCATCAACGACGTCCAGCGCTTCACGGACTCGCGGGGTGGGAAGCTGGCGATGTTCTCCATCACCACGCCCTTCGGTGACACCACCTTCCGCTTCATCCAGCGCGACGGCTACAGCGACCTGTACCCGGGCTACATCCGCCACAAGACGCCCGGGGGCGGGAAGAACAAGTATGGCTTCGGCCGGGTGGACCACGTCACGTCCAACTTCCAGACGATGCGCCCCATGCTCCTGTGGATGGAGCACGTCATGGGCTTCGAGAAGTTCTGGCACATCGAGTTCCACACCGACGACGTGGCGGCGAAGGAGAAGCGCTCCCACGGCAGCGGCCTGAAGTCCGAGGTGGTGTGGGACCCGAGGAGCGGCGTGAAGTTCGCCAACAACGAGCCCTACCGCCCGTTCTTCAAGGCCTCGCAAATCAACCTCTTCAACGAGGACCACCGGGGTGACGGCGTGCAGCACCTGGCGCTCACGGTGCGGGACATCCTCACCTCGGTGAAGGACATGCGCCAGGCCGCGGGCATCGACTTCATGCCCACCCCGGGCACGTACTACGACGCGCTGCCCGAGCGCATCCAGCAGCTGGGCATCAAGAAGATTGATGAGGACATCCAGACGCTGCGTGATTTGGAAATCCTCATCGACGGCGACAAGGAGCGCAGCTACCTGCTCCAGATTTTCATGAAGGACGCGGCCAGCCTCTACAAGGAGCAGTCGGCCGGCCCGTTCTTCTACGAAATCATCCAGCGCAAGGGCGACCAGGGCTTCGGCGGCGGCAACTTCCGCGCCCTGTTCGAGAGCATCGAGCGCCAGCAGCAGTCCGAGGGGCGCACCTAG